One Echinicola strongylocentroti DNA window includes the following coding sequences:
- a CDS encoding DUF4097 family beta strand repeat-containing protein, producing MKNLLTHISLVAYLFLAASSAAFGQTKIEKSFENIHKLDIEGGSIEISYQGNAGQDLIEVVADLGHDEDAGKNLVFVTIGNTLKISYQTPSNSWKNNNQGKRYVRITGPEAIDLSAVNSSGKMYISTVKSDKIYLKASSGMIEAEDLTGDLDIKASSGKVSVKRVDGNVLCKVSSGMAALEYIKGNTDITSSSGKIEANHIAGEVNVSVTSGSASLEDIATVGSMKLSSGHVKAKKVGFGPNTSFNGNSGAFHIKTNADLAMYNYDLSAGSGMVKVGGSNSSDHLVINNQGTYTITGKIGSGMISIE from the coding sequence ATGAAAAATCTTTTGACACATATCAGCCTGGTTGCTTACCTGTTTTTGGCTGCAAGCTCAGCGGCCTTTGGGCAAACAAAAATTGAAAAGAGCTTCGAAAACATCCATAAACTGGATATCGAGGGTGGCAGTATTGAGATTTCCTATCAAGGGAATGCGGGACAAGACCTGATCGAAGTGGTGGCAGATTTGGGCCATGACGAAGATGCCGGCAAAAACCTTGTCTTTGTGACCATTGGCAATACCCTCAAAATTTCCTACCAAACTCCTTCCAACAGCTGGAAAAACAATAATCAAGGCAAAAGATACGTGCGGATCACAGGACCTGAAGCAATCGACCTAAGTGCCGTCAATTCTTCCGGAAAAATGTACATCAGCACGGTAAAATCAGACAAAATCTACCTTAAAGCAAGTTCTGGAATGATCGAAGCCGAGGACCTCACCGGCGACCTGGACATCAAGGCATCTTCCGGAAAGGTATCCGTAAAACGCGTCGACGGAAATGTCCTCTGCAAGGTCAGCAGTGGCATGGCAGCACTTGAATACATCAAAGGAAACACGGACATCACCTCCAGTAGTGGAAAAATCGAAGCCAATCACATTGCCGGTGAGGTGAACGTCAGCGTCACTTCTGGCAGTGCTTCCCTAGAAGACATCGCTACCGTTGGCAGCATGAAGCTTTCTTCTGGTCATGTAAAGGCCAAAAAAGTAGGCTTCGGCCCCAACACCAGCTTTAACGGCAATTCAGGAGCCTTTCACATCAAAACCAATGCAGACTTGGCCATGTACAATTACGACTTGAGCGCCGGCAGTGGCATGGTCAAAGTAGGCGGAAGCAATTCCAGCGACCACTTGGTCATCAACAACCAAGGCACTTACACCATCACTGGAAAAATCGGATCAGGAATGATTTCCATTGAATAA
- a CDS encoding carboxypeptidase regulatory-like domain-containing protein: MKTKQGLSPFTFSLIAATFIAVLLCGCKAQRVDTQGIVGQVYWIEGNQMPTITDGSDETPAKPERKKVKRTIRIYERTHINQATMGDHLFKDIETPMIAEIETEEDGSFAIGLAPGAYSIFTVEENGYFANVYDLDSYIQPVEVQDNEWNNIQILINYKAAY; encoded by the coding sequence ATGAAAACCAAACAAGGATTATCGCCCTTCACTTTTTCTCTAATTGCCGCGACCTTCATTGCTGTGCTCCTCTGTGGATGTAAAGCACAGCGGGTAGACACCCAGGGAATAGTCGGCCAAGTGTATTGGATCGAAGGAAACCAGATGCCCACCATCACCGATGGCAGTGACGAAACCCCTGCAAAGCCGGAAAGAAAAAAAGTAAAACGAACTATCCGCATCTACGAGCGCACACACATCAACCAAGCGACTATGGGAGATCATCTTTTTAAGGATATCGAAACTCCGATGATCGCCGAGATAGAAACAGAAGAAGACGGCAGTTTTGCCATTGGACTTGCCCCTGGTGCCTATTCGATTTTTACGGTTGAAGAAAACGGGTATTTTGCCAATGTCTATGACCTGGACAGCTATATCCAACCCGTAGAAGTACAAGACAACGAATGGAACAATATACAAATCCTGATCAATTATAAAGCAGCTTATTAA
- a CDS encoding PadR family transcriptional regulator, which translates to MKASNTQIQMRKGILEFCILHIISRGEVYASDMIEELTEAKLIVVEGTLYPLLNRLKTAALVSYKWVESESGPPRKYYSITPEGSQFLDQLSGTWNDLVTSTTLITSKK; encoded by the coding sequence ATGAAAGCATCCAACACACAAATACAAATGCGGAAAGGAATCCTGGAATTCTGCATCCTGCATATCATATCCCGTGGGGAGGTTTACGCCTCGGATATGATCGAAGAGCTGACAGAAGCAAAGTTAATTGTGGTAGAAGGCACCCTCTATCCATTGCTCAACCGGCTAAAAACGGCTGCGCTGGTTTCTTACAAATGGGTAGAATCCGAATCTGGACCTCCCCGAAAGTACTATTCCATCACCCCAGAGGGAAGTCAGTTCCTCGACCAGCTCAGCGGCACTTGGAATGATTTGGTCACTTCTACCACATTAATCACCTCGAAAAAATAA
- a CDS encoding PspC domain-containing protein: MKKTISINISGILFHIEEDGYDHLKKYLESINKHFSHYEDNQEIIKDIENRIAEIFLSNLKNNKQVITAENVDRLIEKMGTIADFKAVEEEKPAAAEQSQEEPDNSDSEFYKYITPPHEDAGKGYKKLTRLERSKILGGVCAGLAHYLAIDPLWTRLVAILLLFSGEFSLRNFDFFPWDWNIHVSLGWWAVLAYIVLWVILPVSYEEPEDKKIKKLYRNPDDRVIGGVSSGLAAYFKIEVLWARLAFVGLIFAGGAGLVIYLILWIITPVAKSITERIKMKGGEITLSSIENTIIANRQTPEPPIPPQNKKTWLAPFRFLGDIINGLGKALGPFGRFVLDVIRVAFGLLIFIIGVVVTLTPLAFLGVYFELIINDGFLYMIDNVPIEMISESLPIWLAIAVSVAVFIPGLILTLLGISVIIRRSLIESRFGLVTFGIWLLSIMVCAFQIPKTVAEFKDQGKFTKETVLDPKGSVFILQGGDREQTMDELELVDIQLRGTADSTIRLVQDFKSQGSSRTDAIENAKAIQYDYSVKDSILTFSRTLEFASMAKFRGQNLYQTLHIPYNRPFVMDKSMISILRNTIYSNGYKLKDVTKHNYWVFNEDGLLCLSCNDEHKQSQADSLSRLQFKDAFFLKE; encoded by the coding sequence ATGAAAAAGACGATTAGCATAAATATCAGCGGCATTCTCTTTCATATCGAAGAAGATGGCTATGACCACCTTAAAAAGTACCTGGAGTCCATTAATAAGCATTTCTCACATTATGAGGACAACCAGGAAATCATCAAGGATATCGAAAACCGTATTGCAGAGATTTTTTTGAGCAACCTCAAGAACAATAAGCAGGTCATCACCGCAGAGAATGTGGACAGATTGATCGAAAAAATGGGTACAATTGCTGATTTCAAGGCAGTGGAAGAAGAAAAACCAGCAGCGGCTGAGCAATCCCAAGAAGAGCCTGATAACAGTGACAGTGAGTTTTATAAATACATCACTCCCCCCCACGAAGATGCGGGAAAAGGCTATAAAAAGCTGACCCGACTGGAAAGAAGTAAAATTCTAGGTGGCGTATGCGCAGGGCTGGCCCACTACTTGGCCATCGATCCATTATGGACCCGGCTAGTGGCGATTCTCCTGTTGTTTAGCGGGGAATTTTCCTTACGCAATTTTGACTTCTTCCCTTGGGACTGGAACATCCACGTATCCTTAGGGTGGTGGGCTGTACTGGCATATATCGTGCTATGGGTCATTTTACCGGTTTCCTATGAAGAACCTGAAGACAAAAAAATCAAAAAGCTCTACCGAAATCCCGACGACCGGGTTATCGGCGGGGTCAGCAGCGGATTGGCGGCTTACTTTAAGATAGAGGTCCTTTGGGCACGATTGGCATTTGTGGGATTGATATTCGCTGGTGGTGCGGGATTGGTGATCTACCTGATTCTCTGGATCATCACTCCAGTCGCAAAATCCATCACCGAACGGATCAAGATGAAAGGGGGCGAAATCACCTTGAGCAGTATAGAAAATACGATCATCGCAAACAGGCAAACTCCTGAACCTCCCATTCCTCCCCAAAACAAAAAAACATGGCTGGCACCCTTCCGTTTTTTGGGAGACATCATTAACGGCCTGGGAAAGGCCCTAGGCCCCTTCGGTAGGTTTGTGCTCGATGTCATCAGAGTGGCTTTTGGTCTGCTCATATTTATTATTGGGGTAGTCGTTACGCTTACTCCTTTGGCATTTTTAGGGGTCTATTTTGAGCTAATCATCAATGACGGTTTTCTCTACATGATTGATAATGTACCCATCGAAATGATCTCGGAGTCCCTTCCTATTTGGCTGGCCATCGCTGTGAGTGTCGCCGTATTTATCCCTGGACTCATCCTGACATTGCTTGGCATCAGCGTAATCATCAGGAGGAGCTTGATCGAGTCAAGGTTTGGTTTGGTCACCTTTGGCATCTGGCTGCTCAGTATCATGGTGTGCGCCTTTCAGATCCCCAAGACTGTTGCAGAATTCAAGGACCAAGGTAAATTCACTAAAGAAACAGTACTCGATCCCAAAGGAAGCGTGTTTATCCTGCAAGGCGGTGACCGTGAGCAGACCATGGATGAACTTGAGCTGGTCGATATTCAATTAAGAGGTACAGCTGACAGCACTATTCGCTTGGTACAGGACTTCAAATCCCAAGGAAGCTCCAGGACAGATGCCATCGAAAATGCCAAAGCCATCCAGTACGACTATTCGGTAAAGGACTCCATCCTTACCTTCTCCCGTACACTGGAGTTTGCCAGCATGGCCAAATTCCGGGGCCAAAACCTGTACCAAACCCTGCACATTCCTTACAACCGCCCCTTTGTAATGGACAAGTCCATGATATCCATCCTCAGAAACACCATTTACTCCAATGGCTATAAGCTCAAAGATGTCACCAAGCACAACTACTGGGTATTCAATGAGGACGGACTGCTATGCCTCTCCTGCAATGATGAGCACAAGCAGAGCCAGGCCGACAGCCTTTCCAGGCTGCAGTTTAAAGATGCATTCTTCTTGAAAGAATAA
- a CDS encoding ferredoxin--NADP reductase: MIFNLFKKNKEDKKRGSQYVSLKVREVVRETPDAVSIYFEQPEPYLEYKPGQFLTLILDINGKEERRSYSLCTSPYVDPHPGITVKRIEGGVVSNFINESIKPGKTIEVMKPMGHFTADFHSKNKNHFIMIAGGSGITPIMGITKSVLINEPQSKVTLIYCNRSEDQVIFDQSLQQLVAEQQGRLEVVHTLSRPSGEWSGLQGRLNEQMIEQVLAEKHFAEADKELYYLCGPEGLMEASVEALLKLDVPHDNIHRESFYTSSSEEAEKEAEENADGQPALTREVTINLEGEMHTFEVAPDKTILEAGLDEGYDMPYSCQSGLCTACRGRLSSGEVKMDQDAGLSDSEKKEGYILCCVSRPVSGDVKVDIG, from the coding sequence ATGATATTCAATTTATTTAAGAAGAATAAAGAAGATAAGAAAAGAGGTAGTCAATATGTGTCCTTAAAAGTGCGTGAAGTGGTGCGGGAGACCCCAGATGCCGTTTCGATCTATTTTGAGCAGCCAGAGCCTTATTTGGAGTATAAGCCGGGGCAGTTTCTCACATTGATCCTGGATATCAATGGGAAAGAGGAGCGCCGTTCATACAGCCTATGTACCTCACCATATGTGGATCCGCATCCTGGTATTACGGTAAAGAGAATCGAAGGAGGTGTGGTCTCTAACTTCATCAATGAATCCATCAAACCGGGGAAAACCATCGAGGTGATGAAGCCAATGGGGCATTTTACGGCCGACTTTCATTCCAAGAACAAAAATCATTTCATCATGATCGCTGGAGGGAGTGGCATTACCCCTATCATGGGAATCACCAAATCCGTCCTGATCAATGAACCCCAATCCAAGGTGACATTGATTTATTGTAACCGTTCGGAAGATCAGGTGATTTTTGACCAGTCACTTCAGCAGCTAGTGGCCGAGCAGCAAGGGCGTCTGGAAGTGGTGCATACCCTTTCCCGGCCTTCAGGTGAATGGTCCGGTCTGCAAGGCCGACTAAATGAACAGATGATCGAGCAGGTTTTAGCCGAGAAGCATTTCGCTGAAGCAGACAAGGAGCTTTACTATCTTTGTGGTCCCGAGGGGCTGATGGAAGCAAGTGTAGAAGCTTTGCTGAAACTTGACGTGCCCCATGATAATATCCACAGGGAGAGTTTCTATACCTCTTCTTCAGAAGAAGCAGAAAAAGAAGCGGAGGAGAATGCTGATGGCCAGCCGGCCTTGACCAGAGAGGTGACCATTAACTTGGAAGGAGAGATGCATACTTTTGAAGTGGCTCCGGATAAGACGATTTTGGAGGCAGGACTGGATGAAGGATATGATATGCCTTACAGCTGCCAAAGTGGGCTTTGTACTGCCTGTCGTGGGCGATTGTCCAGCGGAGAAGTGAAAATGGATCAGGATGCGGGGCTGTCTGACAGTGAAAAGAAGGAGGGATACATTCTTTGCTGTGTGTCACGTCCGGTATCTGGAGATGTGAAAGTGGATATTGGATAG
- a CDS encoding outer membrane beta-barrel protein has protein sequence MKRYLLALILLALAHTSFASGGTDSVFTAAKDSIIVEYGHSGKIVILVDNKEDFEKLKILDVNQIIDELDLELDENTGDLTVVEISDKNGNSKEIVKVEEGGAETAVSVGRIKVIVDESGPTTKVRVEKTKKPEPSFRTYFNVDLGINNYLRGGGGFPTSDQPYAVKGWGSWNVGLNLMASQRLSKGFYWDFGLGVQWYNFKFENRDYQAVRGDQNIEFIQRTDVDGFKSKVSASYLTAMTLLKVDFGRMNDNGNKGLKIAAGPYFGYRVGGRSKYVYRELGGSGRHKDKLNTGIYLNNIRYGIRGEIGIGRVTFFSTYDLNELYQDGKGPSGESLHPITFGLVF, from the coding sequence ATGAAAAGATACCTTTTGGCCTTGATTTTATTGGCCTTAGCACACACTTCCTTTGCCTCAGGAGGGACTGACAGTGTTTTCACAGCGGCAAAGGACAGCATTATCGTAGAATACGGTCATTCGGGAAAAATCGTCATCCTCGTCGATAACAAGGAGGATTTCGAAAAATTAAAAATCCTGGATGTCAACCAGATCATTGATGAACTGGACCTCGAGCTGGACGAAAACACTGGTGATCTTACCGTGGTAGAAATCAGTGACAAAAACGGCAATAGCAAAGAAATCGTCAAAGTGGAAGAAGGCGGTGCCGAAACGGCCGTTTCCGTAGGGAGGATAAAAGTAATCGTGGACGAATCCGGCCCTACCACCAAAGTCCGTGTGGAAAAAACCAAAAAACCAGAACCCAGCTTCAGAACCTATTTCAATGTAGACCTGGGCATCAATAACTACCTCAGGGGAGGCGGCGGTTTTCCCACCTCCGACCAGCCCTACGCCGTCAAAGGCTGGGGCAGCTGGAATGTCGGCTTGAACCTAATGGCCAGCCAGCGCTTGTCCAAAGGCTTCTATTGGGATTTTGGACTTGGCGTGCAATGGTACAACTTCAAGTTTGAAAACCGCGACTACCAAGCTGTCCGTGGAGACCAAAACATCGAATTTATTCAACGCACTGATGTGGATGGCTTCAAAAGTAAAGTATCCGCTTCCTACCTGACTGCCATGACCCTGCTCAAAGTGGATTTCGGGAGAATGAACGACAATGGCAACAAAGGCCTAAAAATTGCCGCAGGTCCCTATTTTGGCTATCGTGTAGGAGGTAGGAGCAAGTATGTATATCGCGAATTGGGTGGCTCAGGAAGGCATAAAGACAAGCTGAACACCGGTATCTACCTGAACAATATCCGCTATGGCATCCGTGGAGAAATCGGTATTGGCCGCGTCACATTTTTCTCTACTTACGATCTAAACGAGCTCTATCAGGACGGCAAAGGACCTTCGGGCGAATCCCTGCATCCGATTACCTTCGGCCTCGTTTTCTAA
- a CDS encoding putative type IX sorting system protein PorV2: MSALVLVLASLNVVAQGITPKYSNEFMNIGVGARGLGMGGAQVAAVKDVTAAYWNPAALLAIEHKYEFSMMHAEYFAGIAKYDYAGFSTNIEEDNQVAVSLIRFGVDDIPDTRFLYDANGALNYDNIQFFNAADYALLLSYARDFSDVFKAGINTKIIHRNVGKFAKAWGFGFDVGGMFLMDSWQIGVMLRDITTTFNAWSHNAEMVREIYAQTDNELPQNSIELTLPQAILSLAKTVSLQEHFTVQAVVDLNMTFDGQRNTLISTSAVSVDPRVGLEVGYKQVAYLRGGVSNFQYIKAFDGSESLSVKPSFGLGIFLNEKAYVDYALTDIGAVSETPYSHVFSLKVSLEPLTEGFRLHKGWGEN, encoded by the coding sequence TTGTCGGCCTTGGTACTGGTATTGGCCAGCCTGAATGTGGTGGCACAAGGCATCACTCCGAAATACTCCAATGAATTCATGAATATAGGTGTGGGAGCCAGAGGTCTAGGGATGGGGGGAGCACAGGTGGCAGCAGTAAAAGACGTTACCGCGGCTTATTGGAACCCCGCTGCCTTACTGGCCATTGAGCATAAGTACGAGTTTTCCATGATGCATGCGGAGTATTTTGCTGGAATTGCCAAGTACGATTATGCGGGTTTTTCCACCAATATTGAGGAGGATAACCAGGTAGCTGTGTCGTTGATCAGGTTTGGGGTCGATGATATTCCGGATACCCGTTTCTTGTATGATGCCAATGGCGCTTTGAACTATGACAATATCCAGTTTTTTAATGCAGCCGACTATGCGTTGTTGCTCTCTTATGCGCGGGATTTCAGTGATGTGTTCAAAGCAGGGATCAATACCAAGATTATCCACCGTAATGTAGGGAAGTTTGCCAAAGCTTGGGGCTTTGGCTTTGACGTAGGAGGGATGTTCTTGATGGATTCTTGGCAAATAGGCGTCATGCTGAGGGATATTACCACGACTTTTAATGCGTGGTCCCATAATGCCGAAATGGTGCGCGAGATTTATGCCCAAACCGACAACGAGCTTCCCCAGAATTCCATTGAACTGACATTGCCCCAAGCGATTCTTAGCTTGGCCAAGACGGTAAGCCTGCAGGAGCATTTTACCGTGCAGGCCGTGGTTGATCTTAATATGACCTTTGACGGGCAGAGAAACACCTTGATCAGTACTTCTGCTGTTAGTGTAGATCCTAGAGTCGGTTTGGAGGTCGGTTATAAACAGGTCGCCTATCTCAGGGGAGGAGTGAGTAATTTTCAGTATATCAAAGCCTTTGATGGTAGTGAGTCACTGTCGGTCAAGCCAAGTTTTGGGTTGGGGATTTTTCTGAATGAAAAAGCCTATGTCGATTATGCACTTACCGATATCGGAGCTGTTTCCGAAACGCCCTATTCGCATGTTTTTAGTTTGAAGGTAAGCCTAGAGCCATTGACAGAAGGGTTTAGACTGCATAAAGGTTGGGGAGAAAATTGA
- a CDS encoding RNA polymerase sigma factor, with protein MFIRKTFTTESAIIQGCLKGNRNAQKHLYDHYSGKFLIICRRYIKDRDLAEDVMIEGFMKIFEKLDQYEAKGSFEGWMKRIIVTQSLLTLRKNQKLSMEVNLDYELETSLPQYEFVDMEADELLEMIHELPLGYQTVFNLYAIEGYRHAEISDLLGISENTSKSQLSRARAMLKQKITQLQLKERRINE; from the coding sequence ATGTTTATCAGAAAAACTTTTACCACTGAATCTGCCATCATACAAGGATGCCTCAAGGGAAATCGCAATGCCCAGAAGCACCTGTATGATCACTATTCAGGAAAGTTTCTGATCATCTGCCGGCGGTACATCAAAGACCGCGACCTAGCCGAAGATGTCATGATCGAAGGGTTTATGAAGATATTCGAAAAATTGGATCAGTATGAAGCCAAGGGCAGTTTTGAGGGGTGGATGAAACGCATCATCGTCACCCAATCACTGCTTACACTTAGGAAAAACCAAAAACTGTCCATGGAAGTAAACCTGGACTACGAACTGGAGACGAGCTTGCCTCAGTACGAGTTTGTGGACATGGAAGCCGACGAACTGCTGGAAATGATCCACGAATTGCCACTCGGCTACCAGACGGTTTTTAACCTGTACGCCATAGAAGGATACAGGCATGCAGAGATCAGTGATCTTTTGGGGATTTCGGAAAACACATCCAAATCCCAGCTCAGCAGGGCCAGGGCCATGCTGAAACAAAAAATCACCCAGTTACAATTAAAAGAAAGGAGAATCAATGAATAA
- a CDS encoding DUF4397 domain-containing protein: MLTRLNKNNLFTKWKRSLGLFLLALSPLLITSCLDDDDTEYYEGPLAYVSFYHGSPETGAVTIYADGVSKPPYSTYDFKYTDYFNYANFYTGERTLSFKNRNANNSLLDTTVTLEENHVYSFFFIDGEESDMGIVQAEDDWDFQEEHKAMVRFVNLSPDSPALDLYINDEETPAFQGESYKSVTDFVEIDADFTTFTVEGVGEINLTAEDLDLREQRVYTVIVRGYVNPDSGSTSEKDLSIQVIRNYPNY; encoded by the coding sequence ATGTTAACGCGATTAAACAAAAACAATTTATTCACCAAATGGAAGAGAAGTCTAGGACTTTTCCTCCTTGCGCTATCCCCCCTTTTGATTACCAGCTGCTTGGATGATGACGACACGGAATACTATGAGGGTCCATTGGCCTATGTTTCCTTTTACCACGGTTCTCCGGAAACAGGCGCAGTGACCATCTATGCCGATGGCGTGAGCAAGCCTCCATACAGCACTTACGACTTCAAGTACACTGATTACTTTAACTACGCCAATTTCTATACAGGCGAAAGGACCCTTTCCTTCAAAAACAGGAATGCCAATAACTCTCTGCTGGACACCACGGTGACGTTAGAAGAAAATCACGTATATTCCTTCTTCTTCATCGACGGAGAAGAATCAGATATGGGCATCGTACAGGCAGAAGATGATTGGGATTTTCAGGAGGAGCACAAAGCGATGGTTCGGTTTGTAAACTTGTCCCCAGACTCACCGGCACTGGACCTATACATCAATGATGAAGAAACACCCGCCTTTCAGGGCGAAAGCTATAAGAGTGTTACCGATTTTGTAGAAATTGATGCTGATTTTACCACTTTTACAGTGGAAGGCGTCGGTGAGATCAATCTGACTGCAGAGGACCTTGACCTTCGTGAACAGCGCGTATATACGGTCATTGTCCGGGGATATGTCAATCCTGATAGCGGATCGACCTCAGAAAAAGACCTCAGCATTCAAGTAATCAGAAACTACCCCAACTACTAG